One window from the genome of Poecilia reticulata strain Guanapo linkage group LG9, Guppy_female_1.0+MT, whole genome shotgun sequence encodes:
- the LOC103470021 gene encoding B-cell linker protein — MSFLGKLKPRGPPAPPRRTDNNAAFEWPQDEFDDEDGDMYEVPPCERQPVKVPQTQIQENIYLDRTSRPEINPPPRISKPSTPQNTGKPPEINRTEKPGRRKTPDPPARPAPAPAPLPEEDVYLDPNEEQEDNDDVYLEPEASCPPPAPKRGPKPPPPKPMVKPPVPRAETQPMFSAIHELKTSEDRRASFPGQLPQRVLPPDLKEPKAMPPHPMMGDYKPGGGSRMMNLSGNEDKEWFAGDCSRQTAESLLNRVRKDGAFLIRYSSDRRPQQPYTLAVLYQQKVYNIPIRFIEESKGYALGKEGKKNEEVFSSLDEMISYHKSNQILLIDSKSQAKHTANLTQPVRL; from the exons ATG agTTTCCTTGGAAAACTGAAGCCCCG CGGACCTCCGGCCCCTCCAAGGAGGACAG acaaCAATGCAGCGTTTGAATGGCCACAGGATGAATTT GATGATGAAGACGGGGACATGTATGAAGTTCCTCCCTGTGAGCGTCAGCCTGTCAAGGTCCCACAGACACAAATCCAGGAAAACATTTACTTAG ATAGGACCTCTCGTCCTGAAATTAATCCCCCACCCAGAATATCCAAACCCTCG ACACCACAGAACACTGGAAAAC CTcctgaaataaacagaactgAGAAACCCGGAAGGAGAAAGACGCCGGATCCTCCTGCCCGCCCTGCTCCCGCTCCGGCTCCTTTACCTGAAGAAG atgtttatttggaTCCAAATGAAGAACAG GAAGACAATGACGACGTGTATTTGGAGCCAGAAGCAT CCTGCCCTCCTCCTGCCCCAAAAAGAGGACCGAAACCTCCTCCTCCAAAACCCAT GGTAAAACCACCAGTTCCAAGAGCTGAGACC CAGCCAATGTTTTCTGCTATTCACGAGCTAAAAACAT CTGAGGACAGACGCGCCAGCTTCCCTGGTCAGCTACCGCAACGAGTTTTGCCTCCAGATCTTAAGGAACCTAAAGCCAT GCCTCCTCATCCTATGATGGGAGACTACAAACCTGGAG GTGGCAGCAGGATGATGAATCTGAGTGGGAATGAG GATAAAGAGTGGTTTGCTGGAGACTGTAGCAGACAGACAGCTGAGAGTCTCTTAAATAGAGTCAGAAAG GACGGAGCCTTTCTCATTCGATACAGCTCAGACAGACGGCCCCAGCAGCCGTACACCCTGGCTGTCCTCTACCAGCAGAAGGTGTACAACATCCCCATCCGTTTTATTGAAGAGTCCAAAGGTTACGCCCTTGGAAAGGAGGGCAAGAAGAATGAAGAG GTATTCAGCAGTCTTGACGAGATGATTTCTTACCACAAGAGCAACCAAATACTTCTGATTGACAGCAAGAGCCAGGCCAAGCACACAGCAAACCTAACGCAGCCTGTACGGCTCTAA